Part of the Micromonospora inyonensis genome, TCTGCAGAAGCTCGCGGCCGGGTACCCGGAGCTGTTCTCCGGTGCGCCCTTCGACGCCGCCCTGTTCGGCAACATCGCCATGGCCATGGCGTTCAGCGCGCCCTGGTGCAGCCTGGAGGAACTGCGGGTCACCAACCGTGCCGTGCTGTGGGGGTTCGCCCTCGACTGGCAGGTGGACTACCTGGCTAAGTCCCGGACGGAGATCGACCGTCTGACCGAGACCAGCCTCGCGGTGGTCGACGGTGCCACCCCGGCATCGGACGACCCGTTCGCCCGGTTCCTCGCCGAACTCTGCGCCGACCTGGCCGCCGCGCCGGCCTACCCGCGCCTGCGTGACGCGTGGCGGGCCGCGGTGCACCGGACGCTGGCCGCGATGGCGGTCGAGTGGGAGTGGCGGTCGGCCCGGCGGGACCTCACCGGCACGCTGCCGACCTTCGAGGAGTACCTCGCCAACGCCGACAACCTGGCCTGCACGGTGGTCAACGTCGCACACTGGATCCACACCGGCGACGACGGGACCCACCGTTCGCTACCCCGCCTGGTCGAGGCCAGCGACGAGGTGCAGCGGGTGCTGCGGCTGGTCAACGACCTCGGTACGTACCAGCGGGACCTGGAGTGGGGCGACCTCAACGCGATCATGCTGGTGGCCGACCGGGCGGAGGTCGAGCAGCGGGTCGAGGTTCTTACCGGAGGATGCCACGAGCTGCTGGCCCCCCTGACGGAGGAGTGCCCCCGGCAGGCGACGTACCTCGCCCGGCAGCTCGGCTTCACCAGCGGCTTCTACGGTTCCACGGACTTCTGGGGGGCTCGGTGAGCGCGAGGAGTGCAGCGGAGCGGAGCCCCGCAGTCGCGAACAGTGGTGGTGTGGTGAGCGCGAGGAGTGCAGCGGAGCGGAGCCCCGCAGTCGCGAACGGAGGGGAGGCTCGGTGAGCATCCTCGCCGCCGTTGGGGACCTGCTCGGCGAGATGACGGCGACACCGACGGGACAGTCCTCGGTGTCGGTGTACGAGACCGGGCGCCTGGTCAGCCTGTCGCCGT contains:
- a CDS encoding terpene synthase family protein encodes the protein MDLTTQAAEAVEQGRICALAARGQRDLQKLAAGYPELFSGAPFDAALFGNIAMAMAFSAPWCSLEELRVTNRAVLWGFALDWQVDYLAKSRTEIDRLTETSLAVVDGATPASDDPFARFLAELCADLAAAPAYPRLRDAWRAAVHRTLAAMAVEWEWRSARRDLTGTLPTFEEYLANADNLACTVVNVAHWIHTGDDGTHRSLPRLVEASDEVQRVLRLVNDLGTYQRDLEWGDLNAIMLVADRAEVEQRVEVLTGGCHELLAPLTEECPRQATYLARQLGFTSGFYGSTDFWGAR